The sequence below is a genomic window from Coffea arabica cultivar ET-39 chromosome 8e, Coffea Arabica ET-39 HiFi, whole genome shotgun sequence.
ACCAAAGCAATATGTATGGCATTTTCCTGGTTACAACTCAACTACAGTACTCAGGCAATGACATCTAcataattttttgataaaatgctGGGGTAATAGTGGACAACTCATTGGAGTAACATGAGAAACAACTTTGTTTGCATTGCATTTTCTGGAAGAGATCTTGGAAAACTATTGTGTCACTCTTATTGCTAGCAGAATCTATTGATGAGTTAACGAAACTGTGCCCTTGTAAATTATAATTGAGGAAGATTGTTTGAATAGATCGCTTTCTATATCGTCTGCTACTTGCTTGTTAACTAGATGTTCCTCTATCCTAGATTTAAGTTGTAACATTCCATGCGTCATTTATATTCTGTGGATGGTTATTATCCTCTTACACACCTTTATTTTGACTCCAGATTATAAATCTGGACAACATGGTGAATGCCATCAAGGGACTGATGATTTCATGGTAAATCACCTTTTTCTCCATTTGTTAAgggaatgttattttctgtttgTTAATTTTTTGCTTTCATTGACTAACTGTGACGCATTGCACGTCATGTTTCTGCATCTTGTTCTAGCTTTCTTTTAACCAACACCGTATCTTCTGTCCATGCAGTGACGTACCCATGGCTCAATTCATCATCAACATGAATGCAGCACTACCTCAATCACAGAAGTTTATTATACATGTTTTAGATAACACTCATCTCTTTGTACGATCTGATGTTGCTGGAATGATAAGATCAGCCATTGCAGAATTCAGGGAGCAGAATACTTATGAGAAGCCTTCTTAATGCTTTCAAGTGAAGTTTAATGATGCCTCTGCAACAGTCTTTTGGTATATCAAAGCAGGCAGTTGCTTTATTCTTGATGGgttgaaggaagaagaaaatgagatTTCTGAGCTTCACTTGATGTTACTAGTTCTTTCGGCTGTTAGTCAACCTAATGCTAAGCATGCATGGCATACAATTTTGTTATGACTACTATATAAATTTGGTTGCGGTTGCATTCTTAGAGATTGAAAGTGAGAACTTGAAGAGCTTATCAGTTAAactctggattttttttttttatcttcagtttTTTCAGGGTTCGAGTAAATTTAGCTTTCCTTTATTAACTGTTTTTGTTGCATTGCCAATGCTACTTGTTTGTTAACTACTGGATTTACGAGACAGATTTCTTTGAAGGTGACTGATATTTTCACAGAGTGCCAGTCTTCAATCACAATCCATTTCTTTACTACATTGATCATTTTCCCACTGGGAAAGCTTGTCCAATACTCGATTAATTTTTGGCATGCAAAGACTTAATATTTCGGCATCAAAGGAATTACTAGCAGTTCATGTAAATTGTTGCTTGTTAGACAAAATGATCCAAATGAACTCACTCTATCCAAGCTGATTCTAATCCAAG
It includes:
- the LOC140012947 gene encoding general transcription and DNA repair factor IIH subunit TFB5-like translates to MVNAIKGLMISCDVPMAQFIINMNAALPQSQKFIIHVLDNTHLFVRSDVAGMIRSAIAEFREQNTYEKPS